AAAACAAAGGATACTGCACCGAAGCGCACATGGTGGGCCTATCGAGACTGGGGCCATCGCCCATCCACCGGCGGACCTTTGAGCCGGTCAGGGGCTATTTCTAGGCAGGCATCATGAAGCGCCAGGACACGGGTACTCTGGGGGAAAAAATGGCGGCGGGGTTTCTAAAAAAGCAGGGTTATCATATCCTGCAAGCGAATTACCGCTGCCCGGAGGGAGAAGTCGATATCGTCGCCCGACACAAAGACTGTCTGGTTTTCGTTGAGGTGCGGGCAAAACGGAGTTCAGCATTCGGCAGCCCGGAAGAATCAATCACGCCGGTTAAAATGGATAAATTGCGCAGAGTAGCTGCGAACTACCGGCAGACACACGACGATATACCTGATTCCTGGCGCATTGATGTCGTTGCCGTGGAGATTGACCGGCGGAATCGGCCGCTGCGCATTGAGCTTATCGAAAATGCCGTTGGCGAAACGTGAACCGCAGCCAGCTTTACCCCCACAATAAGCTGTGTTAGAATTAACCCACCTGGAAATGGAGAAATTACCCAAAGAAACACTGCGTATTATTGATGCCAATGTGAACCGCATTGGCGAGGGTCTGCGTGTCCTGGAGGACGTCGGCCGGCTGATGCTCAACAGCAGCGACCTGAGCCAGCGGCTGAAAAACCTGCGTCACGAGCTGGTAAGGATTGAGCCGGCGCTGGACAGGCAGCTCATTCGGGCACGGGACGCCGCCGGTGACGTGGGCCGGGACCTTGAGGTGCCGGGGGAGGAAAAGCAAAGGGACTTACTGTCCACCGTGGTTGCCAATTCGCGGCGGGTGCAGGAATCCCTGCGGGTTATGGAAGAACTGGCCAAACTGCCGGGCACGGTTCTGGATTCGGAAAAGTACAAGCAGGCACGTTTCGCACTCTACACCATAGAAAAGGAGTTGGTCTCCGAACTGATGCGCTGGGATAAAGCTCAAAATGAGTAAGTCAACTGACGGGCTTGAAGCAA
This genomic stretch from Chloroflexota bacterium harbors:
- a CDS encoding thiamine-phosphate pyrophosphorylase; the encoded protein is MLELTHLEMEKLPKETLRIIDANVNRIGEGLRVLEDVGRLMLNSSDLSQRLKNLRHELVRIEPALDRQLIRARDAAGDVGRDLEVPGEEKQRDLLSTVVANSRRVQESLRVMEELAKLPGTVLDSEKYKQARFALYTIEKELVSELMRWDKAQNE
- a CDS encoding YraN family protein, with the translated sequence MKRQDTGTLGEKMAAGFLKKQGYHILQANYRCPEGEVDIVARHKDCLVFVEVRAKRSSAFGSPEESITPVKMDKLRRVAANYRQTHDDIPDSWRIDVVAVEIDRRNRPLRIELIENAVGET